One window of the Spea bombifrons isolate aSpeBom1 chromosome 8, aSpeBom1.2.pri, whole genome shotgun sequence genome contains the following:
- the OLFM1 gene encoding noelin isoform X2, translated as MHSSSKLISLFFLILMGTELTQVLPTNPEEGWQVYSSAQDNEGRCICTVVAPQQSMCSRDARTKQLRQLLEKVQNMSQSIEVLDRRTQRDLQYVERMENQMKGLESKFKQVEETHRQHQAKQFKAIKAKMEELRPLIPVLEEYKADAKLVLQFKEEVQNLTSVLNELQEEIGAYDYEELQSRVSNLEERLRACMQKLACGKLTGISEPVTIKASGSRFGSWMTDPLAPEGDNRVWYMDGYHNNRFVREYRSMDDFKNGENFTSHRLPHPWSGTGQVVYNGSIYFNKFQSHIIIRFDLKSEVILKTRSLDSAGFTNVYHYAWGGQSDIDIMADENGLWVVYATNQNAGNIVISKLDPNTLQILKTWNTIYPKRSAGEAFMICGTLYATNGYSGGTKVHFAYHTNTSSYEYIDIPFQNKYSHISMLDYNPKDRALYAWNNGHQVLYNVTLFHVIRSDEL; from the exons GTGTTACCAACTAACCCGGAGGAAGGATGGCAAGTTTATAGCTCTGCCCAGGATAACGAGGGTCGGTGTATATGCACAGTGGTGGCGCCACAACAGTCCATGTGCTCGCGGGACGCCCGGACAAAGCAACTTAGGCAGCTATTAGAGAAG GTGCAGAACATGTCCCAGTCAATCGAGGTATTGGACAGACGGACCCAAAGGGACCTGCAATACGTGGAAAGAATGGAAAACCAGATGAAGGGCCTGGAATCTAAATTTAAACAAGTGGAGGAAACGCACAGACAGCACCAGGCCAAGCAGTTTAAG GCAATAAAAGCGAAAATGGAGGAACTTAGGCCTCTCATACCAGTGTTGGAAGAGTACAAAGCCGATGCAAAATTGGTATTGCAATTTAAAGAGGAGGTCCAGAATCTGACGTCAGTTCTAAACGAGCTACAGGAGGAGATTGGCGCCTATGACTACGAGGAACTGCAGAGCAGAGTGTCAAATCTTGAAGAAAGGCTCCGTGCATGCATGCAAAAATTAG cttgtgGCAAACTCACCGGGATCAGTGAACCGGTCACAATAAAGGCATCTGGCTCCAGGTTCGGCTCCTGGATGACGGACCCGTTGGCTCCAGAAGGAGATAACAGG GTTTGGTATATGGATGGCTACCACAATAACCGGTTTGTAAGGGAGTACCGGTCGATGGACGATTTCAAGAACGGTGAGAACTTTACCTCTCATCGACTCCCGCATCCGTGGTCCGGAACAGGACAGGTTGTGTACAATGGCTCCATCTATTTTAACAAATTCCAAAGCCACATCATTATCAGGTTTGACCTGAAATCAGAGGTGATACTGAAGACCAGAAGCTTGGACTCGGCAGGCTTCACTAACGTTTACCACTACGCTTGGGGAGGCCAATCAGATATCGACATTATGGCGGATGAGAATGGCTTGTGGGTGGTGTATGCCACCAATCAGAATGCTGGCAACATAGTCATCAGCAAGCTGGACCCCAACACCCTACAGATACTCAAGACCTGGAACACAATTTACCCCAAGAGAAGTGCTGGTGAAGCTTTCATGATCTGTGGAACTCTCTACGCCACCAATGGGTATTCCGGTGGAACCAAAGTGCATTTTGCCTACCACACCAATACCTCTAGCTACGAGTATATTGACATCCCGTTCCAAAACAAATACTCACACATTTCCATGTTAGACTACAATCCCAAGGACAGGGCCCTGTACGCTTGGAACAATGGCCACCAGGTCCTTTACAATGTCACCCTGTTTCACGTGATCAGGTCCGACGAGTTGTAG